The DNA segment taacatagtaacctaaacctaccttctaatctaaatctaactccaacaaaaccttaaaaagctaagatcaactttttgcatgtaCCCTATCTCCTAACCGTCTTTcgttaacaacaggctgcgtttCCTACatatggtgaaatagtcactttgtaAATGGTTATATAGGCTATCATGTATACTGGTTTTATATCATGATAAAAAACCATGTCTACGTGTGCTATGGTACTTCATATGTAAATCATATAAGTGACTTAAAACATATTGCAACGATTTGAATTTTGCATGAGAGCACCGTTTGCTTTAGATACATTTATGACGTGTATGATAGGGTATTATCATTAGTGCATTATCCTCTGAGACTGCCTGTCATACATGTAAGCTTAAATAGTGTAAATGGTTGTAAAGCTTTTTTTAGAACATGTTTGCAGAATTAGGTTGCTTactaaaatgcaaatttttataatCTAACATTTGTGCAGAAATTTAATGACTAAGTTAAACTACTGTATTAAGCCACTTTAAATAGGCTGGGTCAAAATCTGGTGTATAGTCGATTCTATCTTGTCTCTGAGGTGTTTAGAACTTATTAATGTTGTAAAAaactaatttattttcttaatgTTTATACTTCATAGGAAATCATAATATTATCAATCATAACCATAAGAAGCTAAGCACATAAGCAGGTTCATTTGCAGTGTTTACAATTACATGAAGTGCAGTTTTCCTGACTTATTGACTTTTTGTCTACGGTATATGATACTTACAAATAGTATACAGTTGTATAGttcgtttgtttttatcaggAAATGTTTTTCACCGAATAGGCGTCAAACTTCAAAGAGTACAACTGAATTAATCAAGTAGGTTAAGCACATAAAATGAAGCTTGTTATTTGTGTTGTTTTCATGTTGCTTGGTCTTTCTCATTCACAAAGTCCAGATGAATGTGCCTGTGCTGAGTCTTGTCCAGAGGTATAGCTCGTACTTTAAATTTGACTTGGTATCTATCCTTTATTATTTGTAACGGCGATGTGATTAACTACAGTACATAATGGTTTTAATACTCAAAGGTACTTTGTTTATATTATAACTTTGTTACTTTTACATATGACTTATCGTTATATGAATACTTTGTATTTTGTGATTTACATTTATATTGCTTTCACTTTCACTGCTTTGTATTTCTTTCAATAggaattcaaatttttttacttagTGCCATGTcacaatttcataaaatgttatCATGTATTTGAATAGATCAGCTGTCCAGCAGAACTGAGGGTACGAGATAGATGTGATTGCTGTGAGACTTGTTTGGGTGTGGAAGGAAGTGTGTGCAGTGAAGAGATCGGAAGATTTTGTGCCTTGTCTGACCACAAATATGGATTTAGCTGTGTGATGGGTTAGGAAAACTAAACCACAGTTTTCGAACACTTTTATTATCACTGGTagatttttctgtttgttCTTCCTCATGACAGATCCAACCGGTAAAGACCGTTATGGTGAATGCCATTGTAAGCATCCCAAGAAAGGCCCGTTCTGTGGTCAAGATGGAGTCACTTACAAGACGAAGTGCGATCTGCAGGTTGCATCCTGGATGAGAGTTAAACGTAACTCCTCCAAGGTTGATGTGGCTTACCATGGAGAATGTGAAGAATGTAAGAATCTAATAAATTATCTACCAATTTCCTATGAAACATTAATATAGGTTACTTTATGGTTTATCACCATTTCACCAACTATTGTAGTATCACCTAGTTCCAAGCAAAACTCCTTTTCAACTTTTATAATACTGTTTAATTTAAATCCCAGATTTGATGCAGTTTTAGgattaaaatgcttttctgTTTCTGGCATTTCCTCCAGCACAAGATGTGCATTGTAAAGTCTTTAGGGAAAGTTAAATAAGTATTTTTCTTATCACTTCTTTTGTGTTGAAACTTGGCAAAGCAATCTTTAGATAGGAACAAGTTTACTGATCTCAAGAGCGTTTACATTTGCAACTGCGTGAAAAAGCTACAAAAGctataatttaaagaaaatccGTAGCCTCTTAACTGAATGACTAGCACTTGAGGAGGCAAGATTTGACTTAGCAGATAAGCCGGGGTGTATTTTTTAGCATTTCACTATGGTTATTATTTTGTCACCAAGAGTGATCTTTTGTACACTTGTTTACTATTAACTGCTTAAGGTAGGTAAAAAAGCTCTTGTTAACACGCGTCATTTGGATTAAGTGattcatttgtttaaaaacatgttttaactGTCCATACTTTCTCTTGTGTATGTAGCGGTTAGCGCTTCACAAGGCTTAGCGTTGCGCATACATGTAAATATAAGCGTCTAGGTCCCATCAGCGTTACCTGACGCGATTGGTGTTGGGGGCACGCTACATCAGTGACTTGTAGGATATTTCAATTCTCTTTTTAAACGCTGCCATGTAATACCGCAAAAACATCCGTGGAAGCAACAAAATTACTAATATTCGAAAGCCGCAGGCACTTCAACTGctgtaaaactgttttaaaagtcGACGTTTTGTTGCATTGTATCCTTCAGTAAACACATTAAATCGGATCGTTTCTTCATTTTGCG comes from the Clavelina lepadiformis chromosome 5, kaClaLepa1.1, whole genome shotgun sequence genome and includes:
- the LOC143459113 gene encoding insulin-like growth factor-binding protein-like 1, with product MKLVICVVFMLLGLSHSQSPDECACAESCPEISCPAELRVRDRCDCCETCLGVEGSVCSEEIGRFCALSDHKYGFSCVMDPTGKDRYGECHCKHPKKGPFCGQDGVTYKTKCDLQVASWMRVKRNSSKVDVAYHGECEELPILTRRPGNVNNRTGEKVYLACEAYGIPTPHITFRKITQLEDESEMFEEMPSDRLNMAVQIRGGPDKHKISAWVLVDPLMTEDAGLYECLASNTQGSVSDKGYINIIH